The Podospora pseudopauciseta strain CBS 411.78 chromosome 2 map unlocalized CBS411.78m_2, whole genome shotgun sequence genome has a window encoding:
- the imp3 gene encoding U3 small nucleolar ribonucleoprotein imp3 (COG:A; EggNog:ENOG503NXNU; BUSCO:EOG09264Y0W), whose translation MVRKLKFHEQKLLKKHDFVNYKQDNKHRDHDVSRRYMIQKPEDYHKYNKICGSLRQLAHRLSLLPPDNEVRRKHETLLLDKLYDMGILSTKSKLSNVEHKVTVSALARRRLPVVMTRLRMAETVQAATKMVEQGHVRVGVEQIQDPSFLVTRSMEDFVTWTADSKIKRNIMKYRDKLDDYDLL comes from the exons ATGGTCAGGAAACTCAAGTTTCATGAGCAGAAGCTCTTGAAGaa GCATGACTTTGTCAATTACAAGCAGGATAACAAGCATCGGGATCATGATGTTTCGAG GCGGTATATGATTCAGAAGCCGGAGGACTAT CACAAATACAACAAGATTTGTGGCTCTCTTCGGCAATTGGCCCACCGTCTTAGT TTGCTTCCACCAGATAACGAGGTCAGAAGAAAACACGAGACCCTTCTTCTGGACAAGCTCTATGACATGGGCATTCTTTCG ACCAAGTCAAAGCTGTCTAATGTCGAGCACAAAGTCACAGTCTCAGCCCTTGCCAGACGGCGGTTACCAGTCGTCATGACCAGATTACGCATGGCCGAGACCGTCCAGGCTGCCACCAAGATGGTGGAGCAGGGCCATGTCcgtgttggtgttgagcaAATCCAAGATCCCAGCTTCCTGGTGACGAGAAGCATGGAGGACTTCGTCACCTGGACCGCTGACAGCAAGATCAAGCGGAACATCATGAAGTACCGCGACAAGCTCGATGATTATGATCTGCTCTAG
- a CDS encoding uncharacterized protein (COG:U; EggNog:ENOG503NZXE) yields the protein MNANHPPELRTGLQMSTTGPDVPPSPESCCFTTAPVGLPDFGEGVSTVPSSSKAYQDALQNLSASHPPWLDKAAPLSYFTPGLVGSREGSPRSFLSHPPVQKPLPVVPETRRKPDPEAGHSGGGIQGRICIDPRMHPTKAHAKLHHPGLLKGADFCDAGVECAPIEPIESPEKDKRLFPFGDFFDDSSDEEGPVVGYRFRRLTGGDICRERVDVSNHKHSGHSSALKVRPALGVTAFNLSDHEQRQPYHGVSKVRTLADIPPIKLLNPPLEIPLRDSSLADPGQVYDDLAPEQTEARSDPSRPSSEYSSPSSSRQLGDMLLYGEGPPSHQRADSAQSMISDGTVFSPFESGQPAVGEIFHQDRSPILDETAVLSDAEPANAPEETLWANGRSFSQNEGPILRPLECGFPTVHPCSCVVPKVQPSTEDLLGVGLRPLVECPRTKSSAERRARTRRAETAPEDSDVELSTASKKASSVDPRRATTTTVSSNSGNGPRSAGITTPRNLDLSRLASFFRDLTKPYETYQSKLTELPARENTVESVEGNQPTSPVSGRIRNLTENSTASTSLDTRFKRTVCNMEQLLNKAMDLANQAVDQDDHQCLDMLGTVDHEADSHNSPPSVHESLPSVYESSDDEQPPPPPPPPPVHKRSIEKVATPRSSIKQPPHVPKHHRSAPGMRSRNVRIEIPKRVTSLRKLNAGMVHVPLSDLQRSRFQELSPPVSPLTHAPSRPDDHGQTDSLSEQGCILMSRGSKKVKKCRSCRRLPLLNHRFSFLCAKEEDVPLKDTRSRPDAKLRPAGKSISGKIRKSNSWSFDGAADHRPDNSMEDSLLHETDGAGPSAERSYPAKDDHFEQDDPHPENGTDSRRINLRGKAHVSLRGYQGFSLARAYRRHPIARDWSTVRKRFVATVACLSTAVIGVLIGIYAGMVPSIQYMIADLQHYAILGNVFFYIGLAIPSFFFWPLPLLHGRKPYILSSLVLAMPLLFPQAITVSQPRSPYVSTWRWALLSSRAFMGLTLGFASMNFHSVLTDLFGASLMSGNPHQEIVDKHDVRRHGGGMGAWLGLWTWCYTGSLGIGFLLGAVIIDSANPSWGFYVSIILIMFILLLNVVCPEVRRSPFRRSVAEVRNGNRVSRRVARGEVMMHRVKDGPTWWGQEVYHGILLSLEMLRQPGFLIIALYTGWIYAQVVLIIVLLGALTSRSYQLRSPFVGLCVAFISFGALVAIPFQKANLFSRGRHHQQQSNEDTFDKKFSWTSHLLRRTIVCLVLPLVGVAYTFASTGPPVPLEIPTLFATMIGLLSGLAISECNGLIMETFDTSDLHPGMTGRPRGASNKSSKRTNYSSFPRVTAGFAVCHTIGFVLAAVATAVGGNLQRNLGQQAATGVVAGILLILTLLLLAVLIRFKDVQIIPVSKNLEMEKWEKYRRESIRRRSEVSAPATQNTMTDAEMWRPLLMGNPSSRMRRVNILELGSMSRWTEIRKKNRLIDETSAHLNRAALESAATALEETTTDLVRRVSSRRNNRSPPPRRFFTGSPGPSGVTRSESPIQRAGMTPKAMELDSFIVVRQPPVAATAVPASPSPLPSHSKTRGAGDDFMERECVMGQTVKEEENENGDRALFESSDFLSSSDDQKDVVGRGRAEIKGKFDDVGHQGHGHQSHFQEEESEGRRNGNEIQRK from the exons ATGAACGCCAACCACCCGCCAGAGCTCCGCACTGGGCTGCAAATGAGCACAACCGGACCAGACGTACCTCCTAGTCCTGAGTCTTGTTGCTTCACTACCGCACCAGTTGGCTTGCCAGATTTCGGTGAGGGTGTCTCGACCGTGCCTTCATCGAGCAAGGCATACCAGGATGCTCTGCAGAACCTGTCGGCCAGCCATCCTCCCTGGCTTGACAAAGCCGCTCCTCTGTCTTACTTTACGCCCGGGCTTGTTGGGTCCCGTGAAGGCTCTCCGAGAAGCTTCCTGTCACATCCACCGGTACAGAAGCCTCTACCAGTCGTTCCGGAAACAAGACGGAAGCCTGATCCAGAAGCTGGTCATTCTGGTGGTGGAATTCAAGGGAGGATATGCATCGATCCCCGAATGCATCCGACGAAGGCCCACGCGAAACTTCATCATCCAGGATTGCTGAAAGGAGCCGATTTTTGTGATGCCGGGGTTGAATGCGCTCCTATCGAGCCAATCGAGTCACCTGAAAAAGACAAACGCTTGTTTCCGTTCGGCGATTTCTTTGATGATTCTTCAGACGAAGAAGGCCCCGTCGTCGGCTACCGCTTCCGCAGACTCACTGGTGGTGACATTTGCAGAGAAAGAGTAGACGTCTCCAACCACAAACACTCTGGTCACAGCTCAGCCCTCAAAGTACGGCCTGCTCTGGGTGTCACGGCATTCAATCTTTCCGATCACGAACAACGTCAGCCGTATCATGGGGTGTCAAAGGTCCGCACACTAGCTGATATTCCTCCGATCAAACTTCTTAATCCGCCATTGGAAATACCGTTGCGGGACAGCAGCTTGGCAGACCCTGGCCAAGTTTATGATGACCTCGCACCCGAGCAGACAGAAGCCCGTTCCGATCCATCCCGGCCCTCCAGCGAATATTCATCGCCCTCTAGTTCCCGGCAATTAGGCGATATGTTGCTCTATGGGGAAGGGCCGCCATCCCATCAACGTGCAGATTCTGCCCAGTCCATGATCTCGGACGGGACTGTATTCAGTCCATTTGAATCGGGTCAACCTGCTGTAGGAGAAATCTTTCATCAGGACCGCAGTCCTATCCTGGACGAGACAGCTGTGCTGAGCGATGCTGAACCGGCTAACGCACCTGAAGAGACGTTGTGGGCCAATGGCAGGTCATTCAGTCAGAATGAGGGTCCGATACTGCGTCCATTAGAGTGTGGGTTTCCCACTGTCCATCCATGCTCTTGTGTTGTGCCGAAGGTCCAGCCGTCTACTGAAGATCTTCTGGGTGTTGGGCTCCGTCCCTTGGTCGAGTGTCCAAGAACCAAGTCAAGTGCGGAGAGAAGAGCAAGGACTCGTCGAGCAGAAACGGCGCCCGA GGACTCGGATGTAGAGTTGTCAACTGCAAGCAAGAAG GCATCTTCTGTTGATCCTCGCCGTGCGACTACGACCACCGTTTCGTCAAACTCGGGGAATGGTCCTCGCTCAGCTGGAATAACAACCCCAAGAAATTTGGACCTCAGTCGTCTGGCCTCGTTCTTCCGTGACCTCACCAAGCCGTATGAGACGTACCAGTCCAAGTTGACTGAATTACCCGCAAGGGAAAATACGGTAGAGTCTGTTGAGGGCAATCAGCCAACGTCTCCCGTCTCAGGAAGGATCAGGAACCTCACTGAGAATTCCACCGCGTCAACATCCTTGGATACGCGGTTCAAGCGCACTGTGTGCAACATGGAACAACTGCTCAACAAAGCCATGGATTTGGCAAATCAAGCTGTTGACCAAGATGACCACCAATGTCTCGATATGCTTGGAACAGTGGACCATGAAGCAGACTCTCACAACTCTCCACCAAGTGTGCACGAGAGCCTACCTAGCGTCTACGAGTCGAGTGACGATGAAcagccgcctcctcctcctcctcctcctcctgttcaCAAAAGATCGATCGAGAAGGTTGCTACGCCACGTTCTTCGATCAAGCAGCCTCCTCATGTCCCCAAACATCATAGGTCAGCTCCTGGTATGCGCAGTAGGAACGTCAGAATCGAGATTCCCAAGAGGGTCACGAGCCTCAGGAAGCTCAACGCTGGTATGGTGCATGTCCCACTATCAGACCTTCAACGGAGTCGATTTCAGGAGTTGTCGCCCCCAGTGAGCCCGCTCACGCACGCCCCTTCTAGACCAGACGATCACGGCCAGACAGATTCTCTATCTGAACAAGGCTGCATCTTGATGAGTAGAGGgtccaagaaggtcaagaagTGTCGCAGTTGCCGCCGTCTTCCTTTGCTCAACCATCGCTTCAGCTTCTTGTGTGCaaaggaagaggatgttCCTCTTAAGGATACTCGTTCAAGACCTGATGCCAAGCTGCGACCCGCCGGAAAGTCAATTTCGGGAAAGATCCGAAAATCAAATTCTTGGAGCTTCGATGGTGCTGCTGACCATCGTCCTGATAATTCAATGGAGGACAGTCTGCTCCACGAGACGGATGGAGCTGGGCCGTCGGCCGAGAGATCATATCCGGCCAAAGATGATCACTTTGAGCAAGATGATCCTCACCCCGAGAATGGTACCGACAGCAGACGCATCAACCTTCGTGGCAAGGCACACGTCAGCCTCAGAGGCTATCAGGGCTTCAGCCTCGCTCGTGCATATCGACGCCATCCCATTGCTCGCGACTGGTCTACGGTCCGGAAACGTTTTGTGGCGACGGTTGCATGCCTGAGTACGGCTGTCATTGGTGTTCTCATCGGCATCTATGCTGGTATGGTGCCTTCGATACAGTACATGATTGCTGACCTGCAACACTATGCCATTCTCGGCAATGTTTTCTTCTACATTGGTCTCGCCAtccccagcttcttcttctggccGTTACCTCTTCTTCATGGCCGGAAGCCCTACATCCTGTCGAGTTTGGTCTTGGCTATGcctctcctctttcctcAGGCTATCACGGTTAGCCAGCCTCGGTCACCCTATGTCAGCACCTGGAGATGGGCTCTGTTGAGTTCTCGTGCCTTCATGGGCCTTACCCTGGGCTTTGCTAGCATGAACTTTCACTCCGTATTGACTGATCTGTTTGGGGCTTCGTTGATGAGCGGCAACCCGCACCAAGAGATTGTTGACAAGCATGACGTGCGAAGACACGGAGGAGGTATGGGTGCTTGGTTGGGGCTCTGGACATGGTGCTACACTGGCTCTCTTGGAATTGGGTTCTTGCTTGGGGCCGTCATCATTGACAGCGCAAACCCATCATGGGGATTCTACGTcagcatcatcctcatcatgtTCATCCTTCTTTTGAATGTTGTCTGTCCCGAAGTCCGACGCTCCCCGTTCAGGAGATCCGTGGCTGAAGTCAGAAACGGCAACCGGGTTTCGAGAAGGGTGGCCCGAGGGGAGGTCATGATGCATCGTGTCAAGGATGGTCCTACATGGTGGGGGCAAGAGGTGTACCATGGCATCTTGTTGTCGCTGGAGATGCTTCGGCAGCCTGGCTTTCTCATCATTGCGCTCTACACAGGATGGATCTACGCCCAGGTCGTCCTCATCATTGTTCTCCTGGGTGCCTTGACGTCGAGGTCATACCAGCTGAGGTCACCGTTTGTTGGTCTCTGTGTCGCTTTTATTTCGTTCGGTGCTTTGGTGGCCATCCCATTCCAAAAGGCGAACTTATTTTCTCGGGgtcgccaccaccagcaacagtCAAATGAGGATACATTCGACAAGAAGTTCTCATGGACGTCTCACCTGCTGAGACGGACAATTGTTTGCTTGGTGTTGCCTCTTGTGGGAGTCGCCTACACATTTGCCTCGACCGGCCCTCCGGTTCCCCTTGAAATCCCTACACTATTCGCTACGATGATTGGTTTGCTCTCGGGTCTCGCCATCTCAGAATGCAACGGCTTGATCATGGAGACATTTGACACTTCGGATCTTCACCCGGGAATGACTGGCCGGCCGCGTGGTGCCTCCAACAAGTCATCCAAACGCACCAACTACTCGTCTTTTCCCCGCGTCACAGCCGGGTTTGCAGTTTGCCACACGATTGGGTTTGTCCTGGCAGCTGTGGCTACGGCAGTGGGAGGTAATCTGCAGCGAAACCTCGGTCAGCAAGCTGCAACTGGTGTCGTTGCCGGTATTCTGTTGATCCTGacgctccttctcctcgcggTTCTCATTCGCTTCAAAGATGTGCAAATCATTCCCGTTTCCAAGAATCTCGAGATGGAAAAGTGGGAGAAGTACCGCAGAGAGAGCATCCGCCGTCGCTCTGAAGTGTCCGCACCTGCCACACAAAACACCATGACCGACGCAGAGATGTGGCGGCCTCTTCTCATGGGCAATCCCTCGAGCCGCATGCGCCGTGTCAACATTCTTGAGCTGGGGTCCATGAGTCGGTGGACAGAGATTCGCAAGAAGAACCGTCTGATTGATGAGACGTCAGCTCATCTCAACCGTGCTGCTCTCGAGTCGGCAGCTACGGCCCTTGAGGAGACAACCACTGATCTTGTCCGTCGTGTCAGCAGCCGGAGGAACAACCGGAGCCCTCCGCCACGGAGGTTTTTCACTGGCAGCCCTGGCCCTTCGGGGGTAACGAGAAGTGAGAGTCCCATACAGCGGGCTGGGATGACGCCAAAGGCTATGGAGCTTGATTCCTTTATTGTGGTCCGACAACCACCTGTTGCTGCTACTGCTGTTCCGGCGAGTCCATCGCCACTTCCAAGCCATTCCAAGACGAGAGGCGCCGGTGATGACTTTATGGAGCGGGAGTGTGTCATGGGGCAGACGGtgaaggaggaagaaaatGAGAATGGGGATAGGGCGCTGTTTGAGTCGAGTGATTTTTTGAGTTCGTCGGATGACCAGAAGGATGTTGTTGGGCGTGGTCGTGCGGAGATCAAGGGCAAGTTTGATGATGTGGGACATCAAGGTCATGGTCATCAGAGTCATTttcaggaggaggagagcgaggggaggaggaatggGAATGAGATTCAAAGGAAGTGA